The Sporocytophaga myxococcoides genome contains a region encoding:
- a CDS encoding rhomboid family intramembrane serine protease: protein MEVARRSFYQSFLYPFVYIMVLWGVKVFELRYGYDLSRFGIFPRTFLGLTGVAFAPLIHGDFNHLISNTFPLLILGMAMFYFYRTIAFEIFLWIYFLPNIWVWISAVGQGYHIGSSGIIYGSVSFLFFSGIFRKNQKAMILSLIIIFIYGSLVWGIFPFTRGVSWETHFFGSLSGGLAAYFYRKTGEEYLKSKEKEPEGPGNDSLIGGEHHES from the coding sequence ATGGAAGTTGCAAGAAGAAGTTTTTATCAGAGTTTTCTGTATCCGTTTGTGTACATAATGGTACTTTGGGGAGTCAAGGTGTTTGAGCTCAGGTATGGGTATGATCTTAGTAGATTTGGTATTTTTCCAAGAACATTTTTGGGGCTGACCGGGGTGGCATTTGCTCCCTTAATACATGGAGATTTCAATCATCTGATATCAAATACATTTCCTTTGCTCATTTTGGGAATGGCTATGTTTTACTTTTATAGAACAATAGCGTTTGAAATTTTCCTTTGGATCTATTTCCTCCCTAATATCTGGGTTTGGATTTCTGCAGTTGGCCAAGGGTACCATATAGGATCTAGTGGTATCATTTATGGTTCAGTCAGCTTTCTTTTTTTCAGTGGAATTTTCCGCAAAAATCAAAAAGCAATGATTCTCTCCTTGATTATTATTTTCATCTATGGTAGTTTAGTTTGGGGTATTTTTCCCTTTACCAGAGGTGTTTCCTGGGAGACTCACTTTTTTGGAAGCTTATCAGGTGGATTAGCAGCCTATTTTTACAGAAAAACAGGAGAGGAATATCTTAAAAGCAAGGAGAAGGAACCAGAAGGCCCCGGCAATGATTCTTTAATTGGGGGAGAACATCATGAAAGTTAA
- the hisB gene encoding bifunctional histidinol-phosphatase/imidazoleglycerol-phosphate dehydratase HisB codes for MKKKILFIDRDGTIIVEPPIDKQVDSLEKLEFLPKAITSLSRIANEMDYLLVMVTNQDGLGTSSFPENTFWPAQDKMAKTLEGEGVVFHAVHIDKSFDHENLPTRKPGTAMLTEYFGEGYDLSESIVIGDRQTDLQLAKNLGAKAIYFSSSTNNEAVLSTDNWDEIYWFLKKQNSRTASIRRTTKETDIEIFLNLDGTGKTEIHTGLGFFDHMLDQLGKHSGADLKVKVAGDLHIDEHHTIEDTALALGEAYLKALGDKRGIERYGFLLPMDDVLAQVAIDFSGRNWLVWDASFKREKIGDMPTEMFYHFFKSFSDTSKANINIKVEGDNEHHKIEAIFKAFAKSIKMAVRRDFNNNQIPSTKGIL; via the coding sequence ATGAAGAAGAAGATTTTATTCATAGACAGAGACGGAACTATTATTGTTGAACCTCCGATAGATAAGCAGGTTGATTCCCTTGAAAAGCTTGAGTTTTTACCAAAGGCCATTACAAGTCTTTCCAGAATTGCCAATGAGATGGATTATCTCCTTGTAATGGTTACGAACCAGGATGGATTAGGTACATCATCTTTTCCGGAGAATACATTTTGGCCTGCTCAGGACAAAATGGCTAAAACTCTGGAAGGAGAGGGCGTTGTATTTCATGCCGTTCATATAGACAAGTCATTTGATCATGAAAACCTTCCGACAAGGAAACCAGGCACTGCAATGCTTACTGAGTATTTCGGTGAGGGATATGATCTCTCCGAGTCAATTGTAATCGGAGACAGACAGACGGATTTACAGCTTGCGAAAAATCTGGGCGCAAAGGCTATTTATTTTTCTTCCAGTACAAATAACGAAGCGGTTTTAAGTACTGATAACTGGGATGAAATTTATTGGTTCCTGAAAAAACAGAATAGCAGAACCGCCAGCATCAGAAGAACGACAAAGGAAACGGATATCGAAATTTTTCTCAACCTTGACGGCACAGGAAAAACGGAGATCCATACAGGTCTTGGTTTCTTTGACCATATGCTGGATCAGCTGGGCAAACATTCCGGGGCAGACCTCAAGGTAAAGGTTGCCGGTGATCTGCACATTGATGAGCACCACACTATCGAAGATACTGCTCTGGCTTTAGGGGAAGCTTACCTTAAAGCACTAGGAGATAAAAGAGGCATAGAACGTTATGGATTCTTATTGCCAATGGATGATGTGCTAGCTCAGGTTGCAATTGATTTTTCCGGAAGAAACTGGCTTGTCTGGGATGCATCATTTAAAAGAGAAAAAATCGGCGATATGCCAACAGAAATGTTTTACCATTTCTTCAAATCTTTCTCTGATACTTCCAAAGCCAACATTAACATTAAAGTTGAAGGAGATAACGAGCATCATAAAATAGAAGCTATATTCAAAGCTTTCGCAAAATCCATTAAAATGGCAGTGCGCAGAGATTTTAACAATAATCAGATACCTAGTACCAAGGGGATACTTTAG
- the hisH gene encoding imidazole glycerol phosphate synthase subunit HisH, which yields MKIAIIKYNAGNTQSVSYALNRLGVDPIITDEPELLKAADKVIFPGVGEASTAMTYLKQRNLDKLIPEFKQPFLGICLGLQLMCQHSEENDVECLKVFPMTVKRFPPKDKVPHMGWNSITNLKDPLFNGVNEGEFVYFVHSYYAELSDYTIAQSDYILPFSASIRKDNFYAVQFHTEKSGKTGEKILKNFLSL from the coding sequence GTGAAAATTGCTATCATAAAATATAATGCAGGTAATACCCAGTCTGTAAGTTACGCGCTGAACAGGCTAGGAGTAGACCCTATTATCACAGATGAGCCGGAATTGCTGAAAGCTGCGGATAAAGTAATCTTTCCGGGAGTTGGAGAAGCAAGTACTGCAATGACTTATCTGAAACAAAGAAATCTTGACAAGCTCATTCCTGAGTTTAAGCAACCATTTCTCGGAATATGCCTTGGACTGCAGCTGATGTGTCAGCATAGCGAAGAGAATGATGTTGAATGTCTGAAAGTATTTCCAATGACGGTAAAAAGATTTCCCCCTAAAGACAAAGTGCCTCATATGGGATGGAATTCTATTACCAATCTGAAAGATCCTCTATTCAATGGTGTAAATGAAGGAGAGTTTGTTTACTTTGTTCACAGCTACTATGCAGAGTTGTCAGACTATACGATAGCTCAATCTGATTATATTTTGCCTTTCAGTGCATCTATCCGGAAAGATAACTTTTACGCTGTCCAGTTTCACACAGAAAAAAGCGGAAAAACCGGAGAAAAAATTTTAAAAAACTTCCTTTCATTATGA
- the hisF gene encoding imidazole glycerol phosphate synthase subunit HisF, translating into MLTKRIIPCLDVKDGKTVKGVNFENLRDAGDPVELGQLYAEQGADELVFLDITATLEKRKTLVELVRRVAQNVNIPFTVGGGIASIEDVSALLNAGAEKVSINSSAVKDPGLIDRLALEFGSQCVVVAIDTKLYENQSRVHTHGGKKPTEIDTFLWAKEAENRGAGEILLTSMDHDGTKAGFADELTAKLSSSLSIPVIASGGAGTMEHFVNIFTNGKADAALAASIFHFKEISVPELKQYLKDHKINVRI; encoded by the coding sequence ATGCTTACAAAAAGAATTATTCCTTGTCTTGATGTAAAAGACGGGAAAACAGTTAAAGGCGTAAATTTCGAAAACCTCAGAGATGCCGGAGATCCGGTTGAGCTGGGGCAACTTTATGCTGAGCAGGGAGCGGATGAATTGGTATTTCTGGATATTACCGCTACGCTTGAAAAAAGAAAGACACTTGTAGAGCTGGTTAGACGAGTAGCACAGAATGTAAACATTCCATTTACAGTAGGAGGTGGAATTGCAAGTATTGAAGATGTATCTGCCCTTTTAAATGCAGGAGCGGAGAAAGTATCTATCAATTCTTCTGCTGTTAAAGATCCGGGTCTTATTGACAGATTAGCTTTAGAGTTTGGTAGTCAGTGTGTTGTTGTGGCTATTGATACAAAATTATATGAAAATCAGTCAAGAGTGCATACTCATGGAGGAAAGAAACCTACGGAGATTGATACCTTTCTTTGGGCCAAAGAAGCGGAAAACAGAGGTGCGGGCGAAATTCTTCTGACTTCAATGGATCATGATGGCACCAAAGCAGGTTTTGCAGATGAGTTAACTGCAAAGCTTTCATCTTCCCTTTCTATTCCGGTTATTGCTTCCGGAGGAGCCGGAACTATGGAACACTTTGTTAATATATTCACAAACGGGAAAGCAGATGCTGCGTTGGCAGCAAGTATTTTCCACTTTAAGGAAATTTCTGTACCCGAGTTGAAACAATACCTAAAAGATCACAAAATCAATGTTAGAATTTGA
- the pstC gene encoding phosphate ABC transporter permease subunit PstC, with product MKGLTYFSITLLFLILIGLIYKSVPILKETSFGNLFFSTEWQPLKMKFGLLPFIISTLYVTIVAVVISVPLCLLSAIYLSEYADKRVIAFVNPLIDILAGIPSVIFGIWGIIEVVPLVRDYIAPAFGITSSGYTILTGGIVLSIMIFPIIIHVLLEVFETIPEDLKSASLSVGATKWQTVKLVILRKAAPGVISAIVLGLSRAFGETLAVLMVVGNVIMIPISPLDPGYPITALIANNYGEMMSIPLYDSALMLASLILFVIVLIFNFISRRILKNIERKIA from the coding sequence ATGAAAGGTCTAACCTACTTTTCAATCACACTCCTGTTTTTGATATTAATCGGACTTATTTACAAATCTGTACCAATTTTAAAAGAAACCTCGTTCGGGAATTTATTTTTTTCTACAGAATGGCAGCCTTTAAAAATGAAATTTGGCCTGCTTCCATTTATTATTAGCACACTTTATGTAACTATAGTTGCTGTTGTCATCTCAGTACCACTTTGTCTTCTCTCAGCTATTTATCTTTCTGAATATGCAGATAAAAGGGTTATAGCCTTTGTTAATCCATTAATAGATATACTAGCCGGTATCCCTTCTGTTATTTTCGGAATCTGGGGCATTATTGAAGTAGTGCCATTGGTAAGAGATTATATAGCTCCGGCTTTTGGAATTACTTCTTCCGGATATACTATTCTCACAGGAGGTATAGTTCTTTCCATAATGATCTTTCCTATCATTATTCACGTTCTTCTTGAAGTTTTTGAAACAATTCCGGAAGATCTTAAAAGCGCATCGCTTTCTGTAGGCGCCACTAAATGGCAAACAGTAAAACTGGTAATACTGAGAAAAGCTGCCCCTGGGGTAATTTCTGCTATTGTTCTGGGACTTTCCAGAGCTTTTGGGGAGACACTTGCAGTATTAATGGTTGTTGGAAATGTGATTATGATCCCTATCAGCCCTTTAGATCCAGGATATCCGATCACCGCATTAATAGCTAATAATTACGGAGAAATGATGTCTATCCCGCTGTACGATTCAGCATTAATGCTTGCCTCCCTCATCCTGTTTGTGATCGTACTGATTTTCAATTTCATATCCAGAAGAATTCTAAAAAATATAGAAAGAAAAATAGCATAA
- the hisA gene encoding 1-(5-phosphoribosyl)-5-[(5-phosphoribosylamino)methylideneamino]imidazole-4-carboxamide isomerase codes for MIEIIPAIDLIDGKCVRLVQGDFDKKTEYHSNPLEVAKKFEDAGIKRLHVVDLDGARQKKVVNHKVLEEICTNTSLHVDFGGGIQSDEDIQIAFNAGAKQVTGGSIAIKNPELFKSWLKNYGGEKIILGADVKNKMIAVSGWQEVTTTSLFDFTEEYAALGAKYLFCTDVSKDGLLAGPSFELYNEVRNKFPKLKLIASGGVTTVDDIAKLNEMGVYAAIIGKAYYEGRIKLEDLKRFL; via the coding sequence ATGATTGAAATAATACCAGCCATTGACCTGATCGATGGAAAGTGTGTCAGACTGGTTCAGGGCGATTTTGATAAAAAAACGGAATATCATAGCAATCCTCTTGAGGTTGCTAAAAAATTTGAAGATGCCGGAATAAAGAGACTTCACGTAGTGGATCTTGATGGCGCCCGTCAGAAAAAGGTAGTAAATCATAAGGTGCTTGAAGAAATTTGCACGAACACATCATTGCATGTTGATTTCGGTGGAGGCATTCAGTCTGATGAAGATATACAGATAGCTTTTAATGCAGGCGCGAAGCAGGTTACCGGAGGAAGCATTGCAATTAAGAATCCGGAGCTTTTCAAAAGTTGGTTGAAAAACTATGGTGGTGAGAAGATTATTCTCGGTGCTGATGTAAAAAATAAAATGATTGCTGTAAGCGGGTGGCAGGAGGTTACGACTACTTCTTTGTTCGACTTCACAGAGGAATATGCTGCTTTAGGTGCAAAGTATTTGTTCTGCACCGATGTGTCCAAAGATGGATTGCTAGCTGGTCCCTCATTTGAGTTATATAATGAGGTCAGAAATAAATTCCCTAAACTTAAGCTTATTGCAAGCGGTGGAGTAACAACCGTTGATGATATTGCAAAACTAAATGAAATGGGTGTTTATGCCGCAATCATTGGAAAAGCTTATTACGAAGGAAGAATAAAACTTGAAGACCTAAAGAGGTTTTTATAA
- a CDS encoding phage holin family protein has product MKYIFKLLISAAIILGATFLLPGILIKSFGVALLVMFVLSILNVILRPVLILLTIPVTILTLGLFLLVINAVIILLTAWMIDGFEVLNFWWALLFSLIVSLVNYIADLIIGD; this is encoded by the coding sequence ATGAAATACATATTCAAACTATTAATATCTGCAGCCATTATTCTAGGAGCTACATTTTTGTTGCCGGGAATTTTGATTAAAAGTTTCGGTGTTGCATTGCTGGTAATGTTTGTTCTGTCAATCTTAAATGTAATCCTTCGTCCCGTTTTAATCCTATTAACAATACCGGTAACAATACTTACTTTAGGCTTATTTTTACTGGTAATTAATGCAGTGATAATTCTATTGACAGCTTGGATGATTGATGGATTTGAGGTATTGAATTTCTGGTGGGCCCTTTTATTTAGTTTAATAGTGTCGTTGGTCAATTATATAGCGGACCTCATAATCGGGGATTAA
- the hisIE gene encoding bifunctional phosphoribosyl-AMP cyclohydrolase/phosphoribosyl-ATP diphosphatase HisIE — MLEFELKNVDFGKNNGLVPAIIQDEVTQKVLMLGYMNQEALDKTLKEKKVTFFSRTKNRLWTKGETSGHFLYLKSISLDCDQDALLIKVTPDGPTCHTGTDTCWNEENHGKIYFLQQLSNVIKSRKNNPDEKSYTSSLFAKGTNKVAQKVGEEAVELVIEAMDNNDELFKNEAADLLFHLLVLLEQKNIELDEVLDVLIKRHK, encoded by the coding sequence ATGTTAGAATTTGAGTTAAAGAATGTAGATTTTGGAAAGAATAATGGTCTGGTACCAGCTATTATTCAGGACGAGGTTACACAGAAAGTGCTTATGCTGGGCTATATGAACCAGGAAGCACTTGATAAAACATTAAAAGAAAAGAAAGTTACTTTTTTCAGCAGAACCAAAAACAGACTTTGGACTAAAGGGGAGACCTCAGGCCATTTTTTGTATTTGAAAAGTATCTCCCTGGATTGTGATCAGGATGCTCTGTTAATTAAAGTTACTCCTGACGGCCCTACCTGTCACACAGGTACGGATACCTGCTGGAATGAAGAGAATCACGGTAAAATCTATTTTCTTCAACAGTTAAGTAACGTTATCAAAAGCAGGAAAAACAATCCAGACGAGAAGTCATATACAAGTTCATTATTTGCCAAAGGTACTAATAAAGTTGCTCAAAAAGTTGGAGAAGAAGCTGTAGAGTTAGTAATAGAAGCCATGGACAATAACGATGAGTTATTTAAAAATGAAGCGGCAGATTTGTTGTTTCACCTTCTGGTACTCCTTGAACAAAAGAATATTGAACTGGATGAAGTGCTGGATGTACTCATTAAAAGGCATAAATAA
- a CDS encoding PhoH family protein, producing the protein MAKAKKDKKIFVLDTSVILYDHNAVKNFKEHDIAIPITVLEELDNFKKGNDIINFEAREFIRFLDDLSGTYMLQDWIPLPGSNKGRFKVVMNTSSKATLDAERVFNDNKADHRILNAALNLQHEAKDAKVVLVTKDINLRLKAKSLNLPAEDYSTGKIKDVDSLYTGRTYIENVPYEDINQIYEKGSIHSSIIPKQQLIQNHYYILKSEKNSVLGYYNASEDRIEHVEKKTVYGIKPRNAEQTFAIHAIMNPDIKLVSMQGVAGTGKTLLALAATLEQRKNFKQIYLARPIVPLSNKDIGYLPGDIKSKLNPYMEPLFDNLKFIQNQFNETDSDYQRITEMVNKEKLVITPLAYIRGRSLSNICFIVDEAQNLTPHEVKTIISRAGENTKIIFTGDIYQIDTPYLDSQSNGLSFLIDRLRNHKLYAHVTLEKGERSELANLANEML; encoded by the coding sequence ATGGCTAAAGCGAAAAAAGATAAAAAGATTTTTGTGCTGGATACTTCAGTCATACTTTATGACCACAATGCAGTCAAAAATTTTAAGGAACATGATATAGCGATTCCCATAACTGTTTTGGAGGAGCTTGACAATTTCAAGAAAGGTAATGATATCATTAACTTTGAGGCGAGAGAGTTCATCAGATTCCTGGATGATCTTTCCGGAACTTATATGTTACAGGACTGGATTCCTCTTCCTGGTAGCAATAAAGGACGTTTTAAGGTGGTGATGAACACATCTAGCAAAGCTACACTTGACGCTGAAAGAGTTTTTAATGATAATAAAGCCGATCACAGGATACTGAATGCTGCTCTGAATCTGCAACATGAGGCTAAAGACGCAAAAGTTGTTCTTGTCACCAAAGACATAAACTTGCGGTTGAAAGCTAAATCACTGAATTTACCTGCAGAAGACTATTCTACAGGAAAGATCAAAGATGTTGATAGTCTTTATACAGGGAGGACCTATATTGAAAACGTTCCTTATGAAGATATTAACCAAATCTATGAAAAAGGATCTATCCATAGTTCAATAATCCCCAAGCAACAACTGATACAGAACCACTATTATATATTAAAAAGTGAGAAAAATTCAGTTTTGGGTTATTATAATGCATCAGAAGATCGCATTGAGCATGTTGAGAAAAAAACTGTTTACGGCATAAAACCACGGAATGCAGAACAAACATTTGCCATTCATGCTATCATGAATCCAGATATAAAGCTAGTCTCTATGCAAGGAGTAGCTGGAACAGGCAAGACCCTACTTGCTCTTGCCGCCACATTGGAACAACGGAAAAACTTCAAACAGATCTATCTGGCAAGACCAATAGTACCACTTAGCAATAAAGATATAGGATATCTTCCAGGAGATATTAAAAGCAAACTGAATCCTTATATGGAACCATTGTTTGACAACCTGAAGTTTATTCAAAATCAGTTTAATGAGACAGATAGTGATTATCAGAGAATTACCGAAATGGTAAATAAAGAGAAGTTGGTCATAACTCCTTTAGCATATATCAGAGGAAGAAGCCTTTCAAATATATGCTTTATTGTAGACGAAGCTCAGAACCTTACTCCGCATGAAGTGAAAACAATTATTTCAAGGGCTGGAGAAAACACGAAAATTATCTTCACAGGTGATATTTACCAGATTGATACTCCTTATCTGGATTCTCAAAGTAACGGATTATCATTCCTGATTGACAGATTGAGGAATCATAAATTGTATGCTCACGTAACTCTTGAAAAAGGAGAGCGTTCTGAGCTGGCGAATCTTGCGAATGAGATGCTTTAA
- a CDS encoding class I SAM-dependent methyltransferase codes for MERQRKGFNRLAAIYDYLLLIPPGRGFIKSQEELIHLLPEKKSCLIIGGGTGNFLRSLIISGKVTNIVNLDISEKMLAKASVKIKDLYQDCKVEFRRGSFDKIAEEEKFDLIITNFFLDLFSQEEVKTWISFIHEKLSSEGLFYYTDLQISRGKTLRTFMKNMYIKVLYFFFRNTTSISGKTLIDLRTEILQSGFNIIHEKGYLKELFYSAIFKKRS; via the coding sequence TTGGAAAGACAAAGAAAAGGTTTTAACCGACTTGCTGCAATTTATGATTATCTGCTATTAATTCCTCCTGGAAGAGGGTTTATTAAAAGTCAGGAGGAGTTAATCCATCTGCTTCCTGAGAAAAAAAGCTGTCTGATTATTGGAGGAGGCACAGGCAACTTTTTAAGATCTCTAATTATCTCCGGCAAGGTTACAAATATTGTAAATCTTGACATTTCTGAAAAAATGCTTGCTAAAGCGTCTGTAAAAATTAAAGATTTGTATCAGGATTGCAAAGTGGAGTTCCGGAGAGGCAGCTTCGACAAAATTGCAGAAGAAGAAAAATTCGATCTTATAATAACCAATTTTTTTCTTGACCTTTTCAGCCAGGAAGAAGTCAAAACCTGGATCAGCTTTATACATGAGAAGCTATCTAGTGAAGGCTTATTTTATTATACCGATCTGCAAATCAGCAGAGGCAAAACCTTGAGAACCTTCATGAAGAACATGTATATTAAAGTTTTGTACTTCTTCTTCAGAAATACAACCTCTATCAGCGGTAAAACTCTTATTGACCTCCGAACAGAAATACTTCAATCCGGTTTTAATATAATACATGAAAAAGGCTATCTGAAAGAGCTTTTTTATTCAGCCATTTTTAAAAAAAGGTCGTAA
- a CDS encoding PstS family phosphate ABC transporter substrate-binding protein, translating to MKRAFLFLLIVALFSSCGDDEKNITISGAFALYPLAIKWAEEYNKIHPEVKIDITAGGAGKGMADVISGNVDLGMVSREINPVEHERGAFEFAVTIDAVIPTINDKNPNIAEVQKKGLTKENFQDIWITEKLKTWGDALGTKSTDPIKVYTRSDAAGAPETWAKYLGKKQEDLKGVGVFGDPGLAQVVKQDKFAIGFNNIAYVYDKSTGKTSPGIAVIPIDIDGNGKITPEENFYGTLNELMEGIAKGIFPHPPARPLYFVTKGEPTSQTIKTFLNWVLTDGQQFVKEAGYVNLSKDQLEEELKKLK from the coding sequence ATGAAGAGGGCATTTTTATTTTTACTCATTGTTGCACTTTTTTCATCCTGCGGAGACGATGAAAAAAATATAACTATTTCTGGAGCATTTGCCTTATACCCTCTTGCTATAAAATGGGCAGAAGAATATAATAAAATTCACCCTGAAGTTAAAATTGACATCACGGCGGGTGGAGCTGGCAAGGGTATGGCTGACGTGATTTCTGGTAATGTCGATTTAGGAATGGTTTCCAGAGAAATTAATCCAGTAGAACATGAACGAGGTGCTTTCGAATTTGCCGTAACCATAGATGCCGTAATTCCAACCATCAATGATAAGAATCCAAATATTGCAGAAGTACAAAAAAAAGGACTAACAAAAGAGAACTTTCAGGATATCTGGATCACGGAAAAATTAAAAACATGGGGAGACGCATTAGGCACCAAATCCACTGATCCTATTAAAGTTTATACTCGTTCGGATGCTGCAGGTGCACCTGAAACCTGGGCAAAATATCTTGGCAAAAAACAGGAAGATCTGAAAGGTGTTGGAGTATTCGGAGACCCAGGCCTCGCACAGGTAGTTAAACAAGATAAGTTTGCAATCGGATTTAACAACATCGCATATGTGTATGACAAATCTACCGGAAAAACTTCTCCGGGAATTGCTGTCATTCCGATCGACATTGACGGAAATGGTAAAATCACTCCAGAAGAGAATTTTTATGGAACTTTAAATGAACTTATGGAGGGAATAGCCAAAGGAATTTTCCCTCACCCTCCTGCCCGTCCACTATATTTTGTGACTAAAGGGGAGCCAACTTCGCAAACTATAAAGACATTTTTAAACTGGGTATTAACCGACGGTCAGCAATTTGTGAAAGAAGCAGGATATGTGAATCTATCCAAAGATCAACTCGAGGAAGAGCTAAAAAAACTTAAGTAA
- the pstA gene encoding phosphate ABC transporter permease PstA, with translation MNINKVEEGIFKVLMKASTLLVLVSLFLIIYSILQKGLPSLSWAMITQTPKGGFFLGKGGGILNAIVGSLYLAGGSTILGLLISLPVALYLNVYRTKTSRFADFTRLCLDVLWGIPSIVYGAFGFAIMLLIGLKASLLAGIFTLTLMVIPIMVRAMDEVIMTVPKGLIDASYSLGATKIETSIKVVSKQVLPGILTAVLISFGRSIGDAASVLFTSGFTDRIPTSLMQPAANLPLAIFFQLSTPIPEVQDRAYASALVLTVIILLISILSRIATKKFTKHKSLV, from the coding sequence ATGAACATAAATAAGGTGGAAGAAGGGATTTTTAAAGTATTGATGAAGGCCTCTACTTTACTCGTATTGGTAAGTCTGTTTTTAATTATTTACAGCATTCTTCAGAAAGGTTTGCCATCATTATCCTGGGCAATGATCACTCAAACACCCAAAGGAGGATTTTTTCTTGGAAAAGGAGGAGGTATTTTAAATGCCATTGTAGGTTCTTTATATCTCGCTGGAGGTTCAACAATTCTCGGGTTGCTTATAAGTTTACCTGTGGCCCTTTATTTGAATGTATACAGGACCAAAACATCCCGGTTTGCAGATTTTACCCGATTATGCCTTGACGTTTTATGGGGAATCCCTTCCATTGTATATGGAGCATTTGGCTTTGCAATCATGCTTTTGATTGGATTAAAAGCTTCTTTACTAGCAGGAATTTTTACCCTTACTTTAATGGTTATACCTATAATGGTAAGAGCTATGGATGAAGTTATAATGACCGTGCCAAAAGGTTTAATAGATGCTTCTTATTCCCTTGGTGCCACCAAAATTGAAACATCTATAAAAGTGGTAAGCAAACAGGTTTTACCCGGAATACTCACTGCTGTTCTAATCTCCTTTGGCAGAAGTATCGGAGACGCTGCTTCAGTACTATTTACTTCCGGATTTACTGATAGAATCCCAACTTCGTTAATGCAACCTGCAGCAAATCTGCCGCTGGCCATTTTCTTTCAGTTGAGTACTCCTATTCCTGAGGTTCAGGACAGAGCCTATGCCTCGGCACTGGTTCTGACTGTCATTATCCTTCTTATAAGTATCTTATCCCGAATCGCTACAAAAAAATTCACTAAACATAAAAGTTTAGTTTAA
- the pstB gene encoding phosphate ABC transporter ATP-binding protein PstB, which produces MKMATEIFVPQITDICDEGNICVEGLNVFYGDRQALKDINITLPAKKITAIIGPSGCGKTTLLKCFNRLIDSIDGTKVTGKVMLNGEDIFDPHADVIKIRKKMGLLSQRPYPLPMSIFDNVAYGPRIHGIRKKSELNQIVEYYLKEASLWDEVKDRLNTPASGLSIGQQQRLCLARGLAVKPEIILGDEPTSALDPISSAHIEQKFVEFKNKYTIVMVTHILRQAIRIADYIIFMYLGEIIEHGPAYQVLENPKDKRTSDYIKGIIS; this is translated from the coding sequence ATGAAAATGGCAACTGAAATATTCGTACCGCAAATAACTGATATCTGTGATGAAGGTAATATCTGTGTGGAGGGGTTAAATGTTTTTTATGGAGACAGACAAGCTCTTAAGGATATTAACATAACCTTACCAGCCAAAAAAATCACGGCAATCATCGGTCCATCAGGTTGCGGAAAAACAACTTTGCTTAAATGCTTTAATCGTTTGATTGACTCCATTGACGGTACTAAAGTTACAGGTAAAGTAATGTTAAATGGAGAAGATATATTTGACCCTCATGCCGATGTAATTAAGATCAGAAAAAAAATGGGACTTTTATCCCAAAGACCTTACCCGTTACCTATGTCCATCTTTGACAATGTAGCATATGGGCCAAGGATACATGGTATAAGGAAAAAGTCGGAATTAAATCAAATTGTTGAATACTATCTTAAAGAGGCAAGTCTGTGGGACGAAGTAAAGGACAGGCTTAATACTCCCGCTTCGGGATTGTCCATTGGGCAACAACAAAGGCTTTGTCTTGCAAGAGGGCTGGCGGTTAAACCTGAAATTATCCTCGGAGACGAACCTACTTCAGCATTAGACCCCATATCAAGTGCGCACATTGAACAAAAATTTGTGGAGTTTAAAAATAAGTATACCATTGTAATGGTAACTCACATACTCAGACAAGCTATCCGTATCGCGGATTATATCATATTTATGTATCTGGGTGAAATTATAGAACATGGTCCCGCTTATCAGGTATTGGAAAATCCGAAAGACAAAAGGACTTCTGATTATATTAAAGGGATAATAAGCTAA